Part of the Vitis vinifera cultivar Pinot Noir 40024 chromosome 13, ASM3070453v1 genome is shown below.
ttcttcttgattttattttgtggtCACTTTCTaatctttccctttctttcagTTTATCCGCGAGTACGCAGGCAAAGTTGATGAACTTGTTAAGGACAAGCTGGAAGCTCTTAATGAAGTTAAGGCTaaagagaaggaagagaagGATGTAATCGCCCAGCAGGTATTTTgctttgaaaatcaatttctttgttttcctttgtGGTTCTCTAATGCATACCAGTAATCTAGTCCTTGTTCGACCTTTGCTTAGAATATTTTAATCGTGTATGCTTTGTGCAATCTACTTAGTCGAACTGCTGGTTGATGTTGTCATTGTGTCTTACCTTAGACACCATAACTAGAAATTTAACTGATTCTGTAGTTATGAGTGGCATGGCGTTTTTCTTCATCCCCTTCTGTTATTATTGACCATCTTAATTTATAGCTGGGCAATCTAATAGAAACTAATATGTTACATTGGCTGCAGAATATGTATGCTCAGTTGCTGCCCCTTGCTTTGCCTGCACCTCCGATGCCCGGCATGGGAGGAGCTGGGATGGCAGGAGGTTTTGTTCCACCTCCCATGGGTAGTATGGGAATGCCTCCAATGCCTCCTTTTGGAATGCCGCCAATGGGCACTTATTAATCTGCTGGTGACTGTTGAAATCAGAATTAGTGGTGGATATTGATTGCTTGAGGAGGAAAGCGAACTAGCAGTTTGGAGTTCCATTTTGTGTTGGTGGGATTTTTGCGCTTCCACTTCTctctctttattattattttttttataatgtggCAAGTGAAGGTCTAGTCCAAAATAATGTCAATTTTCTCTGGTGTTTTGTCATAAGGCGTGGATATATTTCTTTGTAATATTCTTTTGGTAGCGggaggcaattttttttttgctgctGGCAGAGGGCAAGCTGAGGATTTTCTGTACTTATTTCTTGCGGTCCAGGACATATAGCCAAGCATAATACAAGGACCCTTCATACAGATTATCAAGTGTTCACTTGATATGTCCCGGACTGTTATTTCCAATTTGTTGGTTATTACCATCTCTGGTTTATATCCTTTTGTTTTGACATCCTAGAATTAAGCGTCTTGTGTTCCCTGGTCACACATTTGAGTTGTCTCTCATTATTTGGTTGTTGTTCATACATATTTAGTGTGAATTTGTTTATGCTAGTTTCATTTTTTGGATCAGAATTCTGAGGCCTTTAGCCAATTACATTGCCATGGTGATTGATACCTCCCAGTTTTCCATTAATTTCTGCAAGTTAGCACTGCCACAAAGTCCTTAATCGAGGGCTCGTACTTGTATTAATAATTAACGTAGTTTTAACACCAGTATATATGATTAATAATAGATGCTTTAACATGGGTTGCTTCCTaggtttttccttttattaataattgtttattaaaatagaaCATTTTCATTTGCAGTATAATAATGTATTGATAATGCATTGGCTTCACTAATTTGTCTCTTTTCCTTCTAAATGGTCTGACTAATCAAGCACAAATCTTCTGggatattatttatatgtactTTACACCCAAAAATcgcaaaacacaaaaatatacaattttaCTGAGCACAAAAATGTTCTGAATCCTTGGCCAGAAAACACATCGGAGTTTTCTCCGTTGCCATTGAAGATCAACCACTTAGAAAacaatgattaaatttttttaaaaaatatatagaaatatttGTAGAAAAGACAAAATAGTTCCcgcttgataaaaaaaaaaattatatactgGTTCTTAAAAAATGTGATGAATTTTCCCTTATTTTCAATGAAGCAGAGATTATTTTCCGGACTAGGGCAATTTTGTCTTTTCAATCAAATAGCCCTATTAATACTAGCAACGTTGCAAACCAGGCTGCAAAGATCATGATTAATTCAATTCCCAACTAAAAGATGGCAATTGAATTCATATAAACTATCTTATATACATTCCCAGTTTCGAACTAGAGAACGATCTATCCCACACAAAAACAAACTGAATAATTTacgtttattttaattttgaatatcaAGAAGCTTAATTTATTGGTAGAGTTaattaaaatgttaaataaagACTTTAGAATTTTTTGCTTCTTTATTTCAGGGAAGTATTCActaaagagatttttttttttttgttattaaaaaatctatatattttaaaattatttaatgtttatataaaagaagaaaaatgaataaaataaatttaatagaagtataaatgtaatttttttagcttttaaaaatttaattttcctttttttttctttatttttccccaaattttctaaaaacaaaacaaaagtttaAATAATCGAATACTCTAAACAATTAAATTCTCTTGCGCTGGTTCCGGTATTATCCTCTTGCTACCTAAAGACTTTTGAATCGTTtgtttcctttaaaaaattggGATTCCCTAAACGATTCACAATAAAATTGTACGGGCAAAATCAGACTATATGTAACAAAGTGTTGGAAACTTTCATTTCTTGATCGGATATTATATagtgaaaatttcttttatggCTCTGTAAAGAGTTCTGTATCAAGTCTTAAGACGATCTCTTCCCATTTTCCCACATCTTCGATCGTTTAATCCactgaaaataagaaaaataagagatcAATGGCGAATGAGGTTGTGGTATGGTGCCTAATTTCAGGTGCAGTAGCCttaattttgagttatatttCACTTTCAATTGTCAAAGGCAGGAGCAACAGACGACATGGGGTTGCATTCTTCCATCCATACACCAACGATGGCGGTGGTGGTGAGAGGGTCTTGTGGTGCGCCGTCAAAGCCATCCAAGAAGAAAGCTCCGATCTGGACTGCGTCATCTACACCGGCGACCACGATGCTTCTCCTGACAGTTTGATGGCTCGTGCCGTTCAACGTTTTGGGGTCGAGCTTCTATATCCACCGAAGgttcttcctctctctctaaaatatatatattttttttctgttgTTTGGGTTTATAGTGAGATAagtttttgtttggtttggtttcTATGGTTGACTTTGGATCGATCAGGAGATTTTTGTATTGAGAATTGCTTCTTATGGGTGTCTGCTCAAAGGGGAATTTTTTTGAGGATTTTGTTGCAGTGGTTTGAATTCAAAACTCcccaggaaaaaaaaggaataaaatttaggaaaattggtgATTGGGTATGTTTCAATTTGCAAGAAGATACTAGAAATGGTGTGATTTTTGTCCCAATCTGTTCTTTTTCTATGTGGGTTGTACTGATTTTTTATACCAATATAATCCACCTGTAacggaagaaagaaaaattatttcttaatccCTTAATTGTCTTGTGATGATGCCAATTTTCTAGTTCATAGTCTGAGAACATATGAATACTCGAAACTCGGATTTTTTGCTGTTATTTGATCTTTCTCCTATTCCAAAGGAAATATGCTAGAAAATTTATTCAACTAGGAAGTTATCTGGTTTTGATGTTTTCAGTTGTTTCCTGATATTTTTTTGCTCTGTGCTTGTCAGGTGGTGCATCTATATAAGAGGAAGTGGATAGAGGAAACCATGTATCCTCGCTTTACTATGATTGGCCAGAGCCTTGGTTCAGTTTATCTTTCTTGGGAAGCCTTATGCAAGTATACCCCTTTATATTATATTGACACCAGCGGATATGCCTTTGCATATCCGGTTGCACGGTTGTTTGGATGTAAGGTTATTTGCTATACCCATTACCCAACAATCAGTTTAGACATGATATCTCGCGTTCAGGACCAAAATTCGATGTATAACAATGATGCCTTGATTGCTAAGAGGTTTGTTTTCTACTTGCTATACTGTGCTTTTCTTCTAAGATATTTTCAGGTTTGATCAAAATTTGGAAGCCATGGTTATGGTTTTATGGCAATGGCTGTGTTTGAACTCTTAAGACATGGTAGCTTCCCTGTCCCTTCTCTGCATGAGACACAGGTCGAATGATTTATTGGACTGCTATGATTGTTTCTTTCCCCCTTAGTTTCCTTGTGGTTTTTTCCCCATTGAAACCTCAATGCCCATGGTTTAACACTTACACATATAAGCAAAGAGGAGTAGCAATTGCGGGTTACTAGGAACCTAGTGTTTCGATCTGATTCTGGTCTGAGTAGGTCTTGTAGATTTCATGTGGCTGTACTATGATCTCACTGATTGCGTAAGATTTTGTAGATTTTTGTGATTGTTTGCATGAATTGTATATGCcctttttgataaatttaggCACCTTGTGGTTTACTCGTCTTGTCTTAATGTGGAGTCTCACAATTTTTTCAACCATGGCAGCACTTGGTTATCCCTATGCAAAGTCATCTATTATAGACTATTTGGTTGGATGTATGGAACTGTAGGCTCTTTTGCACACCTTGCAATGGTCAATTCTTCATGGACTCAATCTCATATTGAAAGCCTTTGGAGAATTCCAGAACGTACCAAGCGAGTCTATCCTCCTTGTGATACTTCTGGACTTCAGGTTTGTAATCCTGTGTTTCTCctctttttcatttaatattatGGTACGAGTCTGTCTGGTTTAATAGGGTGCAGTTCAAACAGGCTCTTCCATTGGAAAGACTGAGAAGTTCTCCAGCAATTATCTCTGTTGCTCAATTTCGTCCAGAGAAGGTGGGCATACTTGTATAAACCTTAAAACCACTAGGTATTGCAGCTTTAGTGGCTTATGTCTGGGTCCTTTGTTACTTATAGTATTCCTGTTAAATTTGATTCTTATATCTTAGGCACACACCCTTCAACTCATGGCATTTTCAGTTGCCATTAGGAATTTGGATGCAGACTTGCCCAGACCTAAGCTCCAATTTGTGGGCAGTTGTCGGAATAAGTCAGATGAAGAAAGATTGCAAAATCTGAAAGACAAAGCCATTCAACTGAAGTTGGAGGGGGATGTGGAATTTCATAAGAATGTGATGTACAGGTCTGTGAATTGTTACTTTATATCCCACTCACTTTTCACAGCTATTTAAATCTTATGTTGAATCTAGAggaatttatatgaaaaatatccaaaataacTCTTCTAATTTACTTTTAATTCATGAGAAAGAAGGTGTTTTTAACCATACCTTCCATGCAGCAGAGAAAGACGATTTGTCTAGCAATATGAGGGTTCTCAAACAGAGGGGCTCGGTAACTATCTAGGATTTTCCCATAATGTACCTAGgtgaaaaatattatcttattcAGATCATAGTTGCATATAATTAGACCATCCAAGAGGTAAAGAGAAACTTGGTGGACTCAATGGCATGATTGGTTTGACTTCTTCCTTCCTATATCGTGGATCGGGAAATTGGACACCTTGGGGCTAAAATCCCATCATGTGCTGAGCCATTTTTAGGGTGATAAATATATTCTATTCCTGCATGTATTATATCGACCATGTGCATTTGAAACTTACCAGTGGGATGgtaaaactataaatattatCATGGTATTGCACAATTCTTAGAActtttatgctatgtttggtttgaagaaaataataaggaaagaaaaagaattgttaaggaaaacaattttcttataCTTGGTTTTaccatggaaaatatgaaacgaaatcaaatataattaaaattaattagaaattttgtaCTTTCAAATTAtctaatctttatataaaagagttaaaataagtgaaatgagattaaaaaataacatctaaaaataatttattaactttaaatttatattttattttctttcacttttcctttccttcttcttttcctctttattttttgtcctTACATTTTGCCTCAattttttcaagaaccaaacatagcctttaaGGTGATATCTACCTTGTAcctcagtttttttttatataagacaAACGCAGAACTTGACATGAAGCTCAAGCtagaaatttcaaaatcttGTACTATGCTTTTAGAAAATGcccaaaacaaaatcaaaactcaaCGTTATTGGCTTCAAAGAATTAATATTGTTGACTTGAATAAGAATCTGTAGGTGATAAATTGGAACTTATTTTGCAGGAAGTAAATTATGGTGAAATGCCTCTGAGATGGTTTTAAGTAGTTAGTCTCCTTTTATGGTATTGAATTCCATTatcccaattttatttattttttcaattcttaaattctCACCATCTGCAGGGACCTGGTGGGACTTTTGGGAGGTGCTGTTGCGGGGATCCATGGTATGATCGATGAGCACTTTGGCATAAGTGTTGTAGAGTACATGGCTGCTGGTGCCATCCCAATTGGTAGGCATTACAGTACTCTTCTGTAGGCTAtttttggttcctagaaagtacaaatggaagaaaaaaatgttacggaaaataatttttcatctttggtttttttatggaaaaaaagaaagaaaatcaaatataattaaaattagttagacaaatatgtattttaaaattatttaatctttatatagaagagtaaaaataagttaaataagtttgacatagtataatttttttttttactttatatctatttttttatttttctttatgtttttattgtcatttttattttctttcttctgcattttcactcaaattttgtgagaaccaaacatagctacAGTATAAACATGCTTCTATATGCATCATGGCTGCTGATACTTTTCCTTTGTGCTTCAGCTAATAATTCTGCTGGCCCGAAAATGGACATTGTTTTAGAAGAAGATGGACAACAAACAGGGTTTCTTGCACAAACTGTGGAAGAATATGCAGATGCCatacttaaaattttgaggATGCCAGAAACCAAGAGACTGGAGATGGCTGCAGCTGCAAGAAGACGTGCAGGCAGATTTTCAGAGCAAAGATTTTACGAAGATTTCAAAGCTGCAGTAAGACCCATTCTCAGCCATGCTTCCTAGTAATGGAAAAACATTAGATTAGACACTGAAAATTAGAGAACAGAGAAATTTTAGATAGCTAGTTTCCTCTTCATACCTGTCAGAAAGAAAAGGGTTTATCCTTGAGATAATAGGTTATGTTTTCCAGAATAATTGAGACACATTTTGTAACAGTGATCAGGGATAGATTTTACTTGGAAATAATGATTCTTGAGCTTCATTTGTTTCCTCTTGAAGGAGGTTGATATTTGAAAACCAGCAGAGCAAAGAGCAAGGAGATCAAATCACTAGATGGCTTGAGATTGGAGAGAATTGAATTCAGTGTTCTGTATTTGTATGTTTTTGATGGGAATCTAGGgatctcaattttttttggcCATTTTGGAACTGGGAAATGTCAGTTtgagaatttatattttatataccaACTTAAGCTTTTTCCGAGAAAATCTTTGTAAGGATTGAGTTTATACTTGTGGAAATAGTAACGAATTTGACACTTTCTCCATGAGTACTTTTCCTCAACGCTTGGTGCTGGTTGGTTTTCTTGTCCATTGACACTTTCTCTCTGAATACTTTTCCTCAAAGCTAAGTGCAGATTAAGGAAAAATGATTTCTCCATGTTTGAATTATcgttatgaatatatatatagaagtctaatataattaaaaaaatatgaatttaaattatataattgtaaaatgtGTTTGGATGAGTGTAAATAtagtttattaacttttttttatttttcttttctttgtatttttcttcaaaattttccgAGAATCCAGGGCTCTCTATTGGGTCTCCTGGACCCAAGCCCGTTGTTTGGATGAGTGTAAATATGGTTTAGAAAACAATGGGCTCCCTATTGGGCCTCCCGAACCCAAACCCACTCCATCCTTACACCCCATTAGTGGGCCTCGCAACCAGCTGGTCGGCCCAACTCGTGTCTCACAAGCGCTATAAAACAGCGTGACGATAAGAAGAATTTGCGACCCTCCCTTATCGTCCACCTCAAACAACACCCCGACACACTCTCTTAATGGTTGGACCTTAGATCTCCACAACAATGGCTGTTTCTCTGAACTCAGTCCTCGGCTTCAACTCTACGGTACTTCTCACCTTCATTCTCCTTCAtctgctttttgtttttttttccattaggcGATGCATTTCTTGATATTTGAGTTCTGTTACAAATCTTG
Proteins encoded:
- the LOC100250164 gene encoding GDP-Man:Man(3)GlcNAc(2)-PP-Dol alpha-1,2-mannosyltransferase isoform X1 is translated as MANEVVVWCLISGAVALILSYISLSIVKGRSNRRHGVAFFHPYTNDGGGGERVLWCAVKAIQEESSDLDCVIYTGDHDASPDSLMARAVQRFGVELLYPPKVVHLYKRKWIEETMYPRFTMIGQSLGSVYLSWEALCKYTPLYYIDTSGYAFAYPVARLFGCKVICYTHYPTISLDMISRVQDQNSMYNNDALIAKSTWLSLCKVIYYRLFGWMYGTVGSFAHLAMVNSSWTQSHIESLWRIPERTKRVYPPCDTSGLQFKQALPLERLRSSPAIISVAQFRPEKAHTLQLMAFSVAIRNLDADLPRPKLQFVGSCRNKSDEERLQNLKDKAIQLKLEGDVEFHKNVMYRDLVGLLGGAVAGIHGMIDEHFGISVVEYMAAGAIPIANNSAGPKMDIVLEEDGQQTGFLAQTVEEYADAILKILRMPETKRLEMAAAARRRAGRFSEQRFYEDFKAAVRPILSHAS
- the LOC100250164 gene encoding GDP-Man:Man(3)GlcNAc(2)-PP-Dol alpha-1,2-mannosyltransferase isoform X2, with the translated sequence MANEVVVWCLISGAVALILSYISLSIVKGRSNRRHGVAFFHPYTNDGGGGERVLWCAVKAIQEESSDLDCVIYTGDHDASPDSLMARAVQRFGVELLYPPKVVHLYKRKWIEETMYPRFTMIGQSLGSVYLSWEALCKYTPLYYIDTSGYAFAYPVARLFGCKVICYTHYPTISLDMISRVQDQNSMYNNDALIAKSTWLSLCKVIYYRLFGWMYGTVGSFAHLAMVNSSWTQSHIESLWRIPERTKRVYPPCDTSGLQALPLERLRSSPAIISVAQFRPEKAHTLQLMAFSVAIRNLDADLPRPKLQFVGSCRNKSDEERLQNLKDKAIQLKLEGDVEFHKNVMYRDLVGLLGGAVAGIHGMIDEHFGISVVEYMAAGAIPIANNSAGPKMDIVLEEDGQQTGFLAQTVEEYADAILKILRMPETKRLEMAAAARRRAGRFSEQRFYEDFKAAVRPILSHAS